GAAGTGCTCGCCGATCTGGGCGAACGGCCGGCCGAGAAGCTTGCGGGCCAGGTAGAAGCAGGCCTGCCGCGCCTCGCACGCGGCCCGGGAGCGGCCGGGGGCGTAGATCTCGGTGACCTTGACGCCGAAGGTTTCGGCGGCGGCGCGGACGATGTCCGTGTACGTGAGCCCGAGGCTCCACTCGTTGAGGAACTCGGAGGCGACCGCCCGGGCGGCCGCCGGAGAGGGCGGATCGATCTCGAGAAGCCGCCGCAGGCAGCGGAGCTGATCGGCGTAGCTCGTGCGGACGAGGGACGCCAGGACCTCGAGCGCGGCGTCCGGGACTCCCCGGGGGGCGCGGCGCCGGAGGATCGCCAGGCCGGTGGCGGGGTCGGGGCGTTCGAGGACGGCTTCCTCGGCGCTCCGGAGGCGGGCGCGGAGGGGGCGGGCGAAACCCTCGAGGGCCCGGACAGGACGGTCGCTCGTGAGAACGGCCCGGGCGCCGCGATCGGAGAGGGCTCCCAGGACGTCGGCGAGGGCGGCCTGGGCGGCCTCCTTGCCGGCCAGGAGGTGGACGTCGTCGAAGAGGAGGGCGCCGGCCGTTCGGCATTTGGCCAGGAACGCCCGGAGGTGGTCGCGGTGGTAGGCCCACTGGAAGTGGCGGACGAACTGCTCGCCGGTGAAGTGAAGGGCCGGGCGGACGGTCAGTTCGCGGGCGACGGCGCGGAGAAGGTGGGTTTTCCCGAGCCCCGGGCCGCCGTGGAGGAAGAGGAGCGCGGGGGCGCGGGGGCCGCCGCGGGCGAAGGCGCGCGCGGCCTCCAGGGCCATGCGGTTGCCGGGGCCGGCGACGAAGGAGGCGAAGGTGCCGTCGGCGGGGGCGTCCTCGTCCGGCGGGGGGGAAAGCGGAAAGGAAGCCCGCTCCACCTGGAAGCGGACGCGGACCTTGCGGTTGGTGACGCGTTGGGCGGCCTGGGTGACGAGGTCCTTGAGCAGGGCTTCCACTTTGTCGCGCGCGTCCGTCGTGGAGAAGTGGAAGGTGAAAAGGTCCTCGTCCAGAAGGGCGGGGCGGGCGTGGCGGATCCAGCAGGCGTAGCGCTCGGGTCCCGCGCGGCGGAGGATCTCGGCGTTCAGGCGGCGCCAGATGTCGTAGAGCGGCCCCTTCATCGCTGGACGGCGGACGGAGGGCGACCGCATCGGAGGACGGTCGGGGGTTCCCCCTCTCCGGCGGCGTTCCTCTCTCCCGGGGGAAGTATACCACCGGGAGCCGGCGGGTCAACGAGGGGGCCGACCGACGACGATGGCGGAGTTGTGGCCTCCGAAGCCCAGGGAGTTCGACATGGCGTACTCGACGGCCACGCGGCGCTTTTCGTTGGGCACGTAGTCGAGGTCGCACTCCGGGTCGGGGGTTTCGTAGTTGATGGTGGGGTGGACGACGCCGTCGCGGATGGAAAGAACGGTGGCCACGAGTTCCGCGGCGGCGGCGGCTCCGAGGAGATGGCCGATCATGGACTTCGTCGAGCTGATGGGGATCTTGCGGGCGCGTTCGCCGAACGTCTTCTTGATGGCGGCGGTTTCGATCTTGTCGTTGAGGGGCGTGGAGGTCCCGTGGGCGTTGATGTAGGAGATCTGCTCGGGGCGGAGTCCGGCGTCCTTGAGGGCCAGTTCCATGGCCTTGGCGCCTCCGGAGCCGTCGGGGTCCGGGGCGGTGATGTGGTACGCGTCGTCGGTGTTGCCGATGCCGAGGACCTCGGCGTAGATCCGGGCGCCGCGGGCGCGGGCGTGTTCGAGCTTCTCGAAGACGAGGATGGCGGCGCCCTCGCCCAGGACGAACCCGTCCCGGTTCTTGTCGAAGGGGCGGGAGGCCTTCTCGGGCGCGTCGTTGCGGCTGGACAGGGCCCCCATGTTGGCGAAGCCGGAGAGGGACAGGTACGTCAGCGCCGCCTCGGTGCCGCCCGTGAGCATGACGTCCGCGTCGCCGTACTGGATCGTGCGGAAGGCGGTTCCCATGGCGTGGTTGGCCGACGCGCAGGCGGAGGCCACGCCCCAGTTGGGGCCGCCGAGCCCGAAGAAGATGGCGACGTTCCCCGCGGCGGCGTTAAGCATCATTTTGGGGACGAAGAAGGGGCTCGTCCGGGAGGGCCCTTTCTCCATGTACCGGCGGTGCTGGTCCTGAAGCTCGTGGAGGCCGCCGATGCCGCTGGCGACGATAGCGCCGCAGCGCCAGCGATCGAGCTTGGCGAAGTCCAGGCCCGCGTCCTTGACCGCCTGCCGCGCCGCCGCCAGGGCGTACTGTGAGAAGGGGTCCATCCGCTTGGCCTCCTTCTCGTCGATGTAGTCGGCCGGGTTGAAGTTCTTCACCTCGCAGCCGATGGTGACGGTGTGTCCGGAGGTGTCGAACTTGGAGATCTTGGCGGCGCCGCTCTTGCCGGACAGAAGCGCGTTCCAGTAGGTGTCGACATCGTTCCCGACCGGCGTGATGACGCCGAGGCCGGTGATGACGACCCTACTTCTTGTCACGGACGTTGTCCTCGATGTACTTGATGGCGTCGCCCACCGTCTGGATCTTCTCGGCGGCGTCGTCCGGGATCGACAGATCGAACGCGTCCTCGATCTCCATGACGAGCTCCACCTGGTCCAGCGAGTCGGCGCCCAGGTCGTTGACGAACGACGAATTGCGGGTGATCTTGTCCTTGGCCACGCTCAGCTGCTTGGACACGATGTCGATGACCTTGCTTTCGATCTCCGCCGTGGTCAACGCCATAGATCCTCCCAAAAACGTAGATTCGCCAGGGCGTCGGTGATGGGCGGCTAGTATAGGGACCGGGTCCGGCCAATTCAAGTCTAATTCAAGCCTCGGGAGGAGGCCCCGCCAGCTCGACGAGCACCCCGAAGGCGTCCCGCGGCCGCAGGAAGTTCACCCGCCGGCCGCCCGCCCCCCGTCGCGGGGCGTCCCACACCGGCTCGTACCCGCGCGCCCGAAGTTCCCGCGTCGCCTCCTCCACGTCCTCCACCTCGAAGCAGACGTGATGGAACCCCTCCCCGCGGGAAGCGAGGAACTTGGAAATCACCTCCTCGCCCGGAAGGGGCTCCAGAAGCTCCAGGACCGACTCTCCCGCCCGCACCTTGACGACCTTCAGGCGCATGTCGGCAAGCGTCTCCCGCGCCACGACCGGAAGCCCCAGGACGTCTCCGTAAAACGCGGCCGCCCGCTCCGCCGAACGGCAGGCGATCCCCAGGTGTTCGATCTTGCGGATCTTCACGGCCCCTCCCTTCGAAGCGCCTCTTCCTCGAAGGCGGCGAAAATCCGCTCCAGCGTCTCCCGGGGCGCCCGCAGCGGCCCCAGGAACGGAACCCACAGGGCCACCGTTCGCGCCAGGAGGAGGTGCCGCCCCGTCCGGGTCAGATGGATCGCATTTCCCTTGGGTTTCAGCCGGAATCCGAAATGCCGCCCCTGCGGAATCTCGGGAAGCGATTCCTTGGAGGGAAGAACCACGACCTGGACGGTGGCCCCCTCCGCGAGGTATCGGCGCACGACCAGCCGGTCGAGCGGCGGGGTCTCGAAGAGCGGCCGGGCGTCGGCGAAGAGAAGCGCCCGCGCGGGCTCGGCGTCCACCGTCTGAAGCTGCGCCTGAAGCCCCGCCGCCCGCCAGGCACGCAGCCAGGGGTCGCCGTCCCCGGAGACGTTGCGCTCGACGGCGGCGAACGCGCCATAGAAGAGACCCGCCAGAGCCAGACCCGAAAGCGCGATGCCCGCCAGAGGCCTCATCCCGGGCCCTCCTGCGGCTGGAAGCGTCCGTACCGTTCCTCGAGCGCCCGGCAGATCTCTCCCAGCGTCGCCCGCGCCCGCACGGCGTCGAAAACCGCCGGAACGAGATTTTCCTCCCGTTCCGCCGCCCGGCGGACCGCGTCGAGCGCCCGCGCCGCCGCGGCCCCGTCCCGCGCGGCCTTCCGCCGCGCCACGTCCCGGGCCCGTTCTTCCTCCACCCGCGGGTCCACCTTGAGCGTGCGCACCGCCCGCGGCGGCTCGGGCTCCTGATAGCGGTTCACCCCCACGATCACCCGCTCGCCGCGCTCGACCCGCCGCTGATCCTCGAGGGCGCTCTTCTCGATCTCCCGGCGCTCGTAGGCGAGGGCCTCCACCGCTCCGCCGCGCGACTCGATCTCGGCGATCAGGCGCCGGGCTTCGGCCTCCAGGCGGTCCGTTTCCGCCTCCACGTGCCAGGCCCCTCCCAGGGGATCGGCCGCGTCCCGCAGGCCCGTTTCGTGCGCGAGAATCTGCTGCGTGCGGAGCGCGAGTTTCGCCGCCTCCTCCGTGGGAAGCGCCAGAGCCTCGTCCATGGCGTTGGTGTGCAGCGACTGGGCGCCCCCCAGGACGGCCGCCAGCGCCTGATAGGTCACGCGGACCACGTTGTTGGCCGGCTGCTGGGCCGTGAGCGTGGATCCGGCGGTCTGCGCGTGGAAGCGCAGCATCTGCGCCCGCGGGTCCTTCGCGCCGAAGCGGTCCCGCATGAGGTGCGCCCACAGACGCCGCGCCGCGCGGAACTTGGCGACCTCCTCCAGAAAGTGGTTGTGGACGTTGAAGAAGAAACTCACGCGCCTTCCGACCGTGTCCGGATCGAGCCCGCGCCGGAGCGCCGCCTCCACGTAGGCCGCCCCGTGGGCGAGCGTGAACCCCAGCTCCTGGGCCGCCGTGGCCCCGGCTTCCCGGATGTGGTAGCCGGAAACGCTGATGAAGTTCCACGCGGGCAGGTGCCGGCAGCAGTGTTCGATCACGTCCACGGCGATCTTCATCGAGGGCCGCGGGGGATAGATGTAGCAGCCCCGCGCCACGAACTCCTTGAGGATGTCGTTCTGGACCGTGCCGCCGAGCTTCTCGAACGGCACCCCCCGGCGTTCCGCCACCGCCATGTGGAGGGCCAGAAGAACGATCGCCGTCGCGTTGATCGTCATGGAGACCGTGACCCGGTCCAGGGGAATGTCGCGGAAGAGCGTCTCCATGTCGTCGATCGAGGCGATGGAAACGCCCGCGCGGCCCACTTCGCCGCGGGCCATGGGGTCCCCCGGGTCGTAGCCCATCTGCGTGGGCAGGTCGAAGGCCACGGAGAGGCCCGTCTGGCCGTGCTCGAGGAGATACTTGTACCGGCGGTTGGTTTCCTCCGCGGTGGCGTACCCCGCGTATTGCCGGAACGTCCAGGGACGATCCGCGTACATCCGGGGGTGGATGCCCCGCGTGAACGGGAACTCGCCCGGCCGCGACGCGTCCATGATCGGAATTCTATCAAAAGGGCATCGCGGGGTCGCGGCGCCGCTTACTCCACCACGAAGAGAAGCTGGTCCTTTTCGACGGGTTGGCCGGCCCGCACGGCCACCTCCCGGAGGACGCCGTCGCGCGGGGCCGGGATCTCGTTTTCGAGCTTCATCGCGTCCAGGCAAAGAACCGGCTGATCCTTTCGCACCGCGTCTCCCGGCTCGACGAGAATCCGGGTGACCAGCCCCGGGATGGGCGCCCGCACCTCCGCGGCCCGCCGGGTCCCCCGCGCCGCCGCGGCGAGCGTCTCGGCGGGAACGGGCGCCCCGGCGCCGGCCAGCTCCACGTCGAACGGGACTCCCTCCAGGAGCACGCGCCCGCCGCCCCCCTCCCGCGGCTCCCATCCGAAGTCCACCCGCCGCTCCCCGAGGAGCGCCCGGACGAGGCCCGGACCGCCCTTTTCCAGGGAGACCTCCCGTTCGCGGTTCCCGGAGCGCACGATGTACCGGTCGCCCTCGGCGCGGACTTCGATCTCGAACTCCCGGTCCCCCACCCGCGCGCGGAACTTCACGTTCCGTTCTCCCGGAAGGCGAGTTTCCACGCCGAGAGGGAGCGGTCGCGGCCGTCCGCCGAGGGCGGCGGCGCCGCCGCCGCCGCGCGGCGGGCGCATTCGAGGACGGCGGCCAGACAGGCCGCGTCCTCCGCGCGGTCCGCGGTTTCCTCGTCCGGCGGGAACTCCTCCTCGACGAAGCGCGTGTGGATCCGGCCGGAGCGGAAGCGCGGGTCGTCCAGAAGCCGGCGGTGGAAGGGCACGGTGGTCGGCACGCCCGTCACGACGAACTCGTCCAGCGCGCGGCGGGCCCGCGCCCGGGCGGCCTCCCGATCGGGACCCCAGCAGACGAGTTTGGCCAGGAGCGAATCGTAGTAGACGGGGACCGGCATTCCCGGCGCCAGGTCCGCGTCCACCCGCACGAAGGGCCCGGCCGGGAGGCGCACGGACGTGACCGTTCCGGTCGCCGGCGCGAAGCGGCGCGCGGGATCCTCCGCGCAGATCCGCATCTCGATCGCGTGGCCGCGCCGGGGAACCTCCTCGAGCGGGACGGCCTCTCCCGCCGCGATCCGGATCTGCAGGGCCACGAGATCCAGCCCCGTGATCATCTCCGTGACGGGATGCTCCACCTGAAGGCGGGCGTTGACCTCGAGGAAGTAGAAGCGGCCGTCCTCGTCGAGGAGGAATTCGCAGGTGCCGGCGTTCTCGTAGCCGGCGCTCCGGGCCAGCTCGCAGGCGGTCCGGCCCATGCGCTCCCGCAGGGCGGCGTCCACGGCGGGAGAGGGGCTTTCTTCCAGGAGCTTCTGATGGCGGCGCTGGATGGAGCAGTCGCGTTCTCCCAGGTGGACGACGCGGCCGCGGCCGTCGCCGAAGATCTGGATTTCCACGTGGCGCGGGCGCGGGACGTAGCGTTCGAGGAAGATCGTGGGGTCGCCGAAGGACTGAGCGGCCTCGCGCGAGGCTTCGCGGAGGGACCGGGCCAGGTCGGCTTCCTCGCGCACGACGCGCATGCCTTTGCCGCCGCCCCCTCCGGCGGCCTTGAGGAGGATGGGGTATCCGTGGCGGGCGGCGAACGCGCGCGCGCGGGATTCGTCGGCGGGTTCCGACAGGCCGGGCACGACGGGGATGCCGAGGGCCTCGGCGGCGCGGCGGGCGGCGATCTTGTTTCCCAGCGCGCGCAGGGCATGAGGCTTCGGACCGATGAAGACGAGTCCCGCGGCGGCGCACGCCTCGGCGAAGTCGGCGTTCTCGGACAGGAAGCCGTATCCCGGATGGACGGCCTGGGCGCCCGAGCGGCGGGCGATTTCGAGGAGGGCGTCGAGGCGCAGGTAGCTTTCCCGGGAAGGCGGCGGCCCGAGGCGGTAGGCTTCGTCGGCCTGGGCGACATAGCCGGCCCAGCGGTCCGCGTCGCTGTAGACCGCGACCGTGCGGATGCCCAGCTCCCGGCACGTCCGGATCACCCGCAGGGCGATTTCGCCCCGGTTGGCCACGAGGATTTTGCGGAACACGGCCGGTCAGGACCCTATCATGCGCCGCCCCGCCGTTCAAGCCCGGAGGGATTTCTAAAGCGGAATGTTCCCGTGTTTGCGGGGCGGGTTGCGGTCGCGCTTGGTCCTGAGGAGCGCCAGGGTCCGGATCAGGCGCGGGCGCGTCTCGGCGGGCTCGAGAATGTCGTCGATGTATCCCCTCTGGGCGGCGAAATAGGGGTTGGCGAACTTCGCCCGGTAGTCCGCGATCAGCGCCTCGCGCGCGGCCCGGGGGTCGGGCGACGCGTCGATGTCGTCCTTGAAGATGATGTTGACCGCTCCTTCGGGACCCATGACGGCGATTTCCGCCGTGGGCCAGGCGAAGTTGAAGTCCCCCCGGATGTGCTTGGAGCTCATGACGTCGTACGCCCCCCCGTAGGCCTTGCGGGTGATCACGGTGATCTTCGGGACGGTGGCCTCGCAGTAGGCGTAGAGGAGCTTCGCCCCGTTCCGGATGATGCCGCCGTGCTCCTGGGCGACGCCGGGAAGGAACCCGGGGACGTCCTCGAAGGTCACGAGGGGAATGTTGAACGCGTCGCAGAAGCGGATGAAACGGGCGCCCTTGACGGAGGCGTCGATGTCGAGGCACCCCGCCAGATGGGCCGGCTGCTGCGCGACGATTCCCACGGGGCGGCCGTCGAGGCGGGCGAACCCCACGATGAGGTTCCGGGCGAAATCGCGGTGCGTCTCGAAGAAGGAGTCGCGGTCCACCACCGCGGCGATGACCTCCTTCATGTCGTAGGGCTTCTGAGGGTTCTCCGGGACGATGGAGTTCAGGCGCGGCTCGCGCCGGGCGGGGTCGTCCGCAGGCGGGACGGCCGGCGGCTCCTCGAGGTTGTTCGAGGGCAGGTACGAGAGGAGTCTCCGGATGGAGCGGAAGCATTCGGGCTCGTCGGCGGCGGCGAAGTGGGCCACGCCGCTTTTCTCGTTGTGCACCGCGGCGCCTCCGAGTTCCTCGAAGGTCACCTGCTCGCGGGTGACCTCCTTGATCACGTTCGGCCCGGTCACGAACATGTAGCTCGTCCCGCGGACCATGAAGACGAAGTCGGTGATCGCCGGAGAGTAGACGGCGCCGCCGGCGCAGGGGCCGAGCACCGCCGAGATCTGCGGGATGACGCCGCTGGCCAGGGTATTGCGCAGGAAGATCTCGGCGTATCCCCCCAGGGCGTCCACCCCTTCCTGAATCCGGGCGCCGCCGGAGTCGTTCAGACCCACGACCGGAATGCCGAGCTTGAGGGCCAGATCCATGATCTTGCAGATTTTCCGCGCATGGGCCAGGCCGAGCGAGCCGCCCAGGACGGTGAAATCCTGCGCGAAAACGGCGACCGGACGGCCGTCGATGCGGCCGAAGCCGGTGACCACGCCGTCGCCGGGAAACTTCCGGCGCTCCATGCCGAAGTCGGTGCAGGAGTGTTCGACAAAGGCGTCGATCTCGTCGAACGAGCCTTCGTCCAGGAGGAGGTTCAGCCGCTCGCGCGCCGTAAGCTTGCCGGCGGCGTGCTGGCGGGCGGCCTTCTCCGGTCCGCCGCCTTCGAGGGCCTGACGACGCCGCTCACGCAGCCGGGAAAGGGGGTCGTCGGCCATACGGCCATGATATCGGGCGGCCGGGAGAACACAAGCTTCGGAACCCGCCCTACGGCTGCTGAAGCTGGGCCTTGAGCCGTTCGAAGTCCTGCGCCGCCCGGCGGCCCGCGCGGGTGCCGTCGCAGGCGCGCGCCAGGTCCCGGTACGCCGCGGCCGCCCGGGCGAGTTCGCGGCGGTCGGTTCCCGCCTCCTGCTCGAGGCGCGCGACCAGCCGGTACCGCGCCGACGCGTCGTGCTCCCGCCGCACGACGGGATCCCGCAGGAGTTCCGAAAGCGACTTCTGAACCGCCGCGCGCGTCCGGGGATCCATGCCCCGGGAGCCCTCGCTCT
The window above is part of the Planctomycetota bacterium genome. Proteins encoded here:
- a CDS encoding DnaA/Hda family protein; this encodes MRSPSVRRPAMKGPLYDIWRRLNAEILRRAGPERYACWIRHARPALLDEDLFTFHFSTTDARDKVEALLKDLVTQAAQRVTNRKVRVRFQVERASFPLSPPPDEDAPADGTFASFVAGPGNRMALEAARAFARGGPRAPALLFLHGGPGLGKTHLLRAVARELTVRPALHFTGEQFVRHFQWAYHRDHLRAFLAKCRTAGALLFDDVHLLAGKEAAQAALADVLGALSDRGARAVLTSDRPVRALEGFARPLRARLRSAEEAVLERPDPATGLAILRRRAPRGVPDAALEVLASLVRTSYADQLRCLRRLLEIDPPSPAAARAVASEFLNEWSLGLTYTDIVRAAAETFGVKVTEIYAPGRSRAACEARQACFYLARKLLGRPFAQIGEHFGGRGHATVLEACRKIERRNGPARERLRRLEEKLQAASPAFTSL
- the fabF gene encoding beta-ketoacyl-ACP synthase II, yielding MTRSRVVITGLGVITPVGNDVDTYWNALLSGKSGAAKISKFDTSGHTVTIGCEVKNFNPADYIDEKEAKRMDPFSQYALAAARQAVKDAGLDFAKLDRWRCGAIVASGIGGLHELQDQHRRYMEKGPSRTSPFFVPKMMLNAAAGNVAIFFGLGGPNWGVASACASANHAMGTAFRTIQYGDADVMLTGGTEAALTYLSLSGFANMGALSSRNDAPEKASRPFDKNRDGFVLGEGAAILVFEKLEHARARGARIYAEVLGIGNTDDAYHITAPDPDGSGGAKAMELALKDAGLRPEQISYINAHGTSTPLNDKIETAAIKKTFGERARKIPISSTKSMIGHLLGAAAAAELVATVLSIRDGVVHPTINYETPDPECDLDYVPNEKRRVAVEYAMSNSLGFGGHNSAIVVGRPPR
- the acpP gene encoding acyl carrier protein, with amino-acid sequence MALTTAEIESKVIDIVSKQLSVAKDKITRNSSFVNDLGADSLDQVELVMEIEDAFDLSIPDDAAEKIQTVGDAIKYIEDNVRDKK
- the mce gene encoding methylmalonyl-CoA epimerase — its product is MKIRKIEHLGIACRSAERAAAFYGDVLGLPVVARETLADMRLKVVKVRAGESVLELLEPLPGEEVISKFLASRGEGFHHVCFEVEDVEEATRELRARGYEPVWDAPRRGAGGRRVNFLRPRDAFGVLVELAGPPPEA
- a CDS encoding methylmalonyl-CoA mutase family protein; the protein is MDASRPGEFPFTRGIHPRMYADRPWTFRQYAGYATAEETNRRYKYLLEHGQTGLSVAFDLPTQMGYDPGDPMARGEVGRAGVSIASIDDMETLFRDIPLDRVTVSMTINATAIVLLALHMAVAERRGVPFEKLGGTVQNDILKEFVARGCYIYPPRPSMKIAVDVIEHCCRHLPAWNFISVSGYHIREAGATAAQELGFTLAHGAAYVEAALRRGLDPDTVGRRVSFFFNVHNHFLEEVAKFRAARRLWAHLMRDRFGAKDPRAQMLRFHAQTAGSTLTAQQPANNVVRVTYQALAAVLGGAQSLHTNAMDEALALPTEEAAKLALRTQQILAHETGLRDAADPLGGAWHVEAETDRLEAEARRLIAEIESRGGAVEALAYERREIEKSALEDQRRVERGERVIVGVNRYQEPEPPRAVRTLKVDPRVEEERARDVARRKAARDGAAAARALDAVRRAAEREENLVPAVFDAVRARATLGEICRALEERYGRFQPQEGPG
- a CDS encoding biotin/lipoyl-containing protein — encoded protein: MKFRARVGDREFEIEVRAEGDRYIVRSGNREREVSLEKGGPGLVRALLGERRVDFGWEPREGGGGRVLLEGVPFDVELAGAGAPVPAETLAAAARGTRRAAEVRAPIPGLVTRILVEPGDAVRKDQPVLCLDAMKLENEIPAPRDGVLREVAVRAGQPVEKDQLLFVVE
- a CDS encoding acetyl-CoA carboxylase biotin carboxylase subunit, whose translation is MFRKILVANRGEIALRVIRTCRELGIRTVAVYSDADRWAGYVAQADEAYRLGPPPSRESYLRLDALLEIARRSGAQAVHPGYGFLSENADFAEACAAAGLVFIGPKPHALRALGNKIAARRAAEALGIPVVPGLSEPADESRARAFAARHGYPILLKAAGGGGGKGMRVVREEADLARSLREASREAAQSFGDPTIFLERYVPRPRHVEIQIFGDGRGRVVHLGERDCSIQRRHQKLLEESPSPAVDAALRERMGRTACELARSAGYENAGTCEFLLDEDGRFYFLEVNARLQVEHPVTEMITGLDLVALQIRIAAGEAVPLEEVPRRGHAIEMRICAEDPARRFAPATGTVTSVRLPAGPFVRVDADLAPGMPVPVYYDSLLAKLVCWGPDREAARARARRALDEFVVTGVPTTVPFHRRLLDDPRFRSGRIHTRFVEEEFPPDEETADRAEDAACLAAVLECARRAAAAAPPPSADGRDRSLSAWKLAFRENGT
- a CDS encoding carboxyl transferase domain-containing protein gives rise to the protein MADDPLSRLRERRRQALEGGGPEKAARQHAAGKLTARERLNLLLDEGSFDEIDAFVEHSCTDFGMERRKFPGDGVVTGFGRIDGRPVAVFAQDFTVLGGSLGLAHARKICKIMDLALKLGIPVVGLNDSGGARIQEGVDALGGYAEIFLRNTLASGVIPQISAVLGPCAGGAVYSPAITDFVFMVRGTSYMFVTGPNVIKEVTREQVTFEELGGAAVHNEKSGVAHFAAADEPECFRSIRRLLSYLPSNNLEEPPAVPPADDPARREPRLNSIVPENPQKPYDMKEVIAAVVDRDSFFETHRDFARNLIVGFARLDGRPVGIVAQQPAHLAGCLDIDASVKGARFIRFCDAFNIPLVTFEDVPGFLPGVAQEHGGIIRNGAKLLYAYCEATVPKITVITRKAYGGAYDVMSSKHIRGDFNFAWPTAEIAVMGPEGAVNIIFKDDIDASPDPRAAREALIADYRAKFANPYFAAQRGYIDDILEPAETRPRLIRTLALLRTKRDRNPPRKHGNIPL